One Mycolicibacterium fallax genomic window, TCCCCGGATCGAAGTCGCTGACCAACCGCACCCTGGTGCTCTCCGCGGTGGCCGCCGCCCGCGGCGCCGGCGCCTCCACCATCACCGGGGCGCTGCGCAGCCGCGACACCGACCTGATGATCGGGGCGCTGCGGACCCTCGGGCTGTCCGTCGAGGGCGCCGGCACCGAGCTGACCGTCGCCGGCGCGCTGGCCGCCGAGGTCACCGGGCCGGTGGACTGCGGGCTGGCCGGCACCGTGCTGCGCTTCGTGCCGCCGCTGGCGGCCCTGGGCACCGCCCGGGTGATCTTCGACGGCGACGAGCAGGCCCGGTCCCGCCCGATCGCCCCGCTGCTGGGCGCGCTGCGCTCACTCGGAGTGGCGCTCGACGGAGACCGGCTGCCGTTCACCGTGACCGGCACCGCCGAGGTGCCCGGCGGCGCCGTGGCGATCGACGCGTCGGCGTCCTCGCAGTTCGTCTCCGGGCTGCTGCTGTCGGCGGCGGCGTTCACCGGGGGTGTCACGGTGCGGCACTGCCCCGGACCCGGCGGCGCGGCGGTCCCGTCGGCCCCGCACATCGCCATGACCATCGACATGCTGCGCCAGGCCGGGGTTCTCGTCGACGACGGCGAGCCCAACGTGTGGCGGGTGCACCCCGGCCCGGTCGCCGCGCGGCACTGGATCGTCGAACC contains:
- the aroA gene encoding 3-phosphoshikimate 1-carboxyvinyltransferase, translating into MSELPLWPAPSASTPVRATVAVPGSKSLTNRTLVLSAVAAARGAGASTITGALRSRDTDLMIGALRTLGLSVEGAGTELTVAGALAAEVTGPVDCGLAGTVLRFVPPLAALGTARVIFDGDEQARSRPIAPLLGALRSLGVALDGDRLPFTVTGTAEVPGGAVAIDASASSQFVSGLLLSAAAFTGGVTVRHCPGPGGAAVPSAPHIAMTIDMLRQAGVLVDDGEPNVWRVHPGPVAARHWIVEPDLSNAVPFIAAALVTGGRVRIRNWPTPSLQPAGAIFDLLAKLDARITPADAHLEVSGPERYGGFDADLSDIGELAPAAAALAALATDGSVSRLTGIAHLRGHETDRLAALSTEINALGGDCREIPDGLVITAGPLHGGTWHSYADHRMATAGAIIGLRTPGVRIEDIATTAKTLPDFPGMWTAMLAGRD